A stretch of Arachis hypogaea cultivar Tifrunner chromosome 15, arahy.Tifrunner.gnm2.J5K5, whole genome shotgun sequence DNA encodes these proteins:
- the LOC140179155 gene encoding uncharacterized protein: protein MGATPFIERILREKLPKGFDKPTDMKYDGTKDPQEHLTAFEARMNLEGAPDAVQCRAFPVTLTRPGIKWFNALPNESITGFHDISRKFKVQFTTRITKAKHLISLLGVTQRQDESTRKYFNRFNDECLTVDGLTDSIASLCLTNGLMNEDFQKHLTTRPMWTMHEIQGIAKEYINDEKTENSPSSPKLSGNQNEQKETDHQREKGATRGRRDKPPRESPETDPTIIVNVITGKDTPSKSKLALKKDLKVLAVKNQTPTATTGKAITSSPEDCQHGTLAEDAPFVISTKIGTGLVRRILVDTGANSNILFRGAFDKFGLRNDNLQTHRKGVTRLGDNFLKPDGSIVLPLTIGMENQRKTILSEFVVLKDSTAYNVILGRKTINDLSAVIFTKFLLMKFTAEDGSIGIIHGDREIAVECDNTSLALRERSRDAAGYS from the exons ATGGGAGCTACTCCTTTTATTGAAAGAATCCTGAGAGAAAAACTCCCCAAGGGTTTTGACAAACCCACGGACATGAAGTACGACGGAACCAAGGACCCCCAGGAACACCTGACAGCTttcgaggccagaatgaacctggAAGGAGCCCCCGACGCGGTCCAATGCAGggccttcccggtaaccctaACCAGACCCGGGATTAAATGGTTTAACGCCCTGCCCAACGAATCTATAACTGGCTTCCACGACATCTCACGAAAATTCAAGGTCCAATTCACCACCAGAATCACCAAAGCCAAACATCTCATCAGCTTGTTGGGAGTCACTCAGAGACAAGACGAGTCCACAAGAAAATACTTTAACCGATTCAATGACGAGTGCTTGACGGTCGACGGACTGACTGACTCAATTGCAAGCCTCTGCCTAACCAACGGACTCATGAACGAAGACTTCCAGAAACACCTCACCACCAGACCGATGtggaccatgcacgagatccagGGCATTGCAAAGGAGTACATAAACGACGAAAAG ACGGAAAACTCCCCGAGTTCACCAAAATTATCAGGGAACCAAAACGAGCAGAAAGAGACAGATCACCAGAGAGAGAAGGGCGCAACCCGAGGACGTAGAGACAAGCCCCCCAGGGAAAGCCCAGAGACAGACCCGACCATAATTGTAAATGTCATCACAGGCAAAGACACCCCGAGTAAATCGAAATTAGCACTCAAGAAGGATCTCAAGGTCTTGGCAGTCAAAAACCAAACCCCAACCGCCACCACTGGTAAAGCGATAACATCCTCCCCCGAGGACTGCCAACACGGCACCTTGGCGGAAGACGCCCCCTTTGTCATCTCGACAAAGATTGGAACTGGGCTAGTCAGAAGAATACTGGTGGATACAGGAGCAAACTCTAACATCCTTTTCAGAGGAGCCTTCGACAAGTTCGGACTCCGCAACGACAATCTACAGACACACCGCAAGGGAGTCACCAGACTCGGAGACAACTTCCTCAAACCAGACGGTTCCATTGTCCTTCCCCTCACCATAGGGATGgaaaaccaaaggaagacaatcCTATCCGAGTTCGTGGTCCTCAAAGACTCCACCGCCTACAACGTCATCctcggaagaaaaacaatcaacgacCTCTCCGCCGTTATCTTCACAAAATTCCTCCTCATGAAGTTTACCGCAGAGGACGGATCCATCGGAATAATCCACGGAGACCGGGAAATCGCAGTagaatgcgacaacaccagcctagccCTACGGGAGAGATCCCGCGACGCGGCCGGATATTCTTAG